In the Drosophila willistoni isolate 14030-0811.24 chromosome 3R, UCI_dwil_1.1, whole genome shotgun sequence genome, GTCCAGCACAAGCCGAAGCACCAATAAGCACCTAAGATGCCAAAAGATAAGTATTAGCTTTATATATCACGAAGATTTCCATGGAATACTTACATTGGGTTTGATAGCGGTCACAATTTCCTCCAAATCGGCCATGGGTTCGTGGTTCTTGGCATAGTTAACCTTGTGGCCATCTAAACTACCAACTTTGCGAGTTGTAGTCAAAAGACCATCAATATCCACCATGTAGATCTTGCTGTAGGCCTCTTCAATTGAAACGCCTTCCGCCACCATGGCCTTGACAACTAAATCGGCAATGCCGATGGCGGCCTCGCCGGCTCCGGCAAACAAGAAGGTGTAATCCTTAAAGGACTTTCCGGTGATGCGTTTGGACGCATACAAACCAGCCACAGCCACAGCGGCTGTTCCCTGTATATCATCGTTGAAGGTGCAATAGGTGTTGCGGTATTTATCCAGGAATCTAAATGCATTATGATTGCCAAAGTCCTCGAACTGGATCAGTGTGTTCTGGCCGTAGCGTTTGACCACTGCCTCCATGAACTcatcaataaaatcatcaTATTCCCGTCCCACGACACGCTTTTGACGCAGACCCACATATAGAGGATCTTCCAGGAGATCAATATTATTGGTGCCAACATCCACCACAATGGGCAGGCACTGATGCGGCTTAATGCCAGCCAGGGCAGTGTACAAAGCCAGTTTACCAACAGGAATGCCCATGCCACAGGCCCCCAGATCGCCAAGACCCAGAATACGCTCGCCGTCTGTCACACAAATGGCTCGGACATTTGGCTCGGGCCAGTTCTTCATCACATCAAAAATGTGTCCTCTATCATTGAACGTGACAAACAAACCATGCGGACGCCTATAAATCAAGCCGAAACGCTGGCAAGCCAATCCCACGGTGGGAGTGTAAACAATGGGCATTAAATCCTCAATGTTCTCCGATAGAAAGCGGAAGAAAAGACGCTCATTACGATCGTGCAGATCACTGAGATACAGATACTTGTTCAATGGTTCCGTATACCGATTGACAGCAATCTTGCAGAGCTGCAGCTGCTCTTCCTGAGTCTTAAAACGTGCCGGTTGCAAGCCATGAATGCCCAATACCTGACGTTCTTCTAGTGTAAAGGCCAAGCCCTGCAAAAGATAAAACACAATCCTTATCAATTAAAATTCCATCACAAATAAATACTAATAATTCCTTGCATTAAACAATTAGTGCGTTGTCGAAATAAAccaatttatattaaatttctgCGAATCCTATCTATAGACTTATTGTTAGTGACGGAATAGCCGAGGACAGAAACCCACACTTTTAGGGGCCCTGCATTCCTCTAAAGAAATGTAAGAAGTCTCAAAATAAAAAGGTgtcatttcttgtttttgtggtTAAAGAGTATTCAGAAGAACTCCAAAAACTTTACTTTCGCTTTACTCTAAAAACCTATAACTTTAGAAATCTGTTGTTCT is a window encoding:
- the LOC6647171 gene encoding NADP-dependent malic enzyme isoform X1 — encoded protein: MFSRPSICGNLSKLCRNGTATATATATPAAANSALALCTARGYHEVVGDIICPSQVRGIDHIRDPRLNKGLAFTLEERQVLGIHGLQPARFKTQEEQLQLCKIAVNRYTEPLNKYLYLSDLHDRNERLFFRFLSENIEDLMPIVYTPTVGLACQRFGLIYRRPHGLFVTFNDRGHIFDVMKNWPEPNVRAICVTDGERILGLGDLGACGMGIPVGKLALYTALAGIKPHQCLPIVVDVGTNNIDLLEDPLYVGLRQKRVVGREYDDFIDEFMEAVVKRYGQNTLIQFEDFGNHNAFRFLDKYRNTYCTFNDDIQGTAAVAVAGLYASKRITGKSFKDYTFLFAGAGEAAIGIADLVVKAMVAEGVSIEEAYSKIYMVDIDGLLTTTRKVGSLDGHKVNYAKNHEPMADLEEIVTAIKPNVLIGASACAGLFTPKILRTMADNNDRPVVFALSNPTSKAECTAEEAYQNTDARVIFSSGSPFPPVKMGDKTYYPGQGNNAYIFPGVGLGVICTGTHHIPDEMFLIAAQELANFVEPSDIERGSLYPPLQSIRDVSMNIAIGVTKCAYDNGLASTYPEPQDKRKWLEDQLYNFNYETSMPVTWTWPRMPYIKTRELVPTKLYGKKKNQEEEII
- the LOC6647171 gene encoding NADP-dependent malic enzyme isoform X2, with the protein product MFSRPSICGNLSKLCRNGTATATATATPAAANSALALCTARGYHEVVGDIICPSQVRGIDHIRDPRLNKGLAFTLEERQVLGIHGLQPARFKTQEEQLQLCKIAVNRYTEPLNKYLYLSDLHDRNERLFFRFLSENIEDLMPIVYTPTVGLACQRFGLIYRRPHGLFVTFNDRGHIFDVMKNWPEPNVRAICVTDGERILGLGDLGACGMGIPVGKLALYTALAGIKPHQCLPIVVDVGTNNIDLLEDPLYVGLRQKRVVGREYDDFIDEFMEAVVKRYGQNTLIQFEDFGNHNAFRFLDKYRNTYCTFNDDIQGTAAVAVAGLYASKRITGKSFKDYTFLFAGAGEAAIGIADLVVKAMVAEGVSIEEAYSKIYMVDIDGLLTTTRKVGSLDGHKVNYAKNHEPMADLEEIVTAIKPNVLIGASACAGLFTPKILRTMADNNDRPVVFALSNPTSKAECTAEEAYQNTDARVIFSSGSPFPPVKMGDKTYYPGQGNNAYIFPGVGLGVICTGTHHIPDEMFLIAAQELANFVEPSDIERGSLYPPLQSIRDVSMNIAIGVTKCAYDNGLASTYPEPQDKRKWLEDQLYNFNYETSMPVTWTWPRMPYIKTRELVPTKLYGKKSE
- the LOC6647171 gene encoding NADP-dependent malic enzyme isoform X3: MFSRPSICGNLSKLCRNGTATATATATPAAANSALALCTARGYHEVVGDIICPSQVRGIDHIRDPRLNKGLAFTLEERQVLGIHGLQPARFKTQEEQLQLCKIAVNRYTEPLNKYLYLSDLHDRNERLFFRFLSENIEDLMPIVYTPTVGLACQRFGLIYRRPHGLFVTFNDRGHIFDVMKNWPEPNVRAICVTDGERILGLGDLGACGMGIPVGKLALYTALAGIKPHQCLPIVVDVGTNNIDLLEDPLYVGLRQKRVVGREYDDFIDEFMEAVVKRYGQNTLIQFEDFGNHNAFRFLDKYRNTYCTFNDDIQGTAAVAVAGLYASKRITGKSFKDYTFLFAGAGEAAIGIADLVVKAMVAEGVSIEEAYSKIYMVDIDGLLTTTRKVGSLDGHKVNYAKNHEPMADLEEIVTAIKPNVLIGASACAGLFTPKILRTMADNNDRPVVFALSNPTSKAECTAEEAYQNTDARVIFSSGSPFPPVKMGDKTYYPGQGNNAYIFPGVGLGVICTGTHHIPDEMFLIAAQELANFVEPSDIERGSLYPPLQSIRDVSMNIAIGVTKCAYDNGLASTYPEPQDKRKWLEDQLYNFNYETSMPVTWTWPRMPYIKTRDESPLIAAIK